The Denticeps clupeoides chromosome 5, fDenClu1.1, whole genome shotgun sequence genome includes a region encoding these proteins:
- the gbp gene encoding glycogen synthase kinase binding protein, which yields MPCRKENYILLEQSVTVDSKEVDALVTKIGEALQLHNNSANQKAMACLHGNVKQTCGSKSGGHAAAQHHRRAGCCMRLRSRGQRSRSSPYNIPGSSDQEWDHVRTWNRKRTGITGDDDDPHRLLQELILSGNLIKEAVRRLQFSASERGDHSKAADGQQCL from the coding sequence ATGCCGTGCCGGAAGGAGAACTACATCCTGCTGGAACAGTCCGTTACCGTCGACTCGAAGGAGGTGGACGCGCTGGTGACGAAGATCGGCGAGGCGCTGCAGCTGCACAACAATAGCGCGAACCAGAAAGCGATGGCGTGTCTGCACGGCAACGTCAAACAGACCTGCGGCAGCAAGAGCGGCGGCCACGCCGCGGCCCAGCACCACCGGCGCGCCGGCTGCTGCATGCGGCTGCGCAGCCGCGGCCAGCGCAGCCGATCGAGCCCGTACAACATCCCCGGCTCCAGCGACCAGGAGTGGGACCACGTCAGGACCTGGAACCGAAAGAGGACTGGCATCACGGGCGACGACGACGACCCGCACCGGCTACTCCAGGAGTTGATACTGTCGGGCAACTTGATAAAAGAGGCCGTCAGGCGACTCCAGTTTTCTGCGTCGGAACGTGGCGACCATTCGAAGGCCGCTGACGGCCAGCAGTGCTTGTGA